Proteins from a genomic interval of Zingiber officinale cultivar Zhangliang chromosome 2A, Zo_v1.1, whole genome shotgun sequence:
- the LOC122041456 gene encoding disease resistance protein Pik-2-like, translated as MATMMAMKVVDFASQSIMEKLERMLVEEAALLAGVEDDVRDIVAELRSITSFLTVMSTRRSLDDQVQNWVQEVREVAYDAEDSIDEFECRLRSTPYDERGVKGFFMRFCRCLKSLKARHDIASALKKLKVEVEEIRKRHDRYSHPNEAASSGTATSLDMADSYSDPRIIGHFVEEAQLVGINQSRDTLIEWVMDENCLEFTSISLVGFGGLGKTTLAKAIYDDPIIVGGHFQSRAWIAVSQNYNIRELLKKIIRQISVKEQQVRDVLGCQDASLNTEQLLNMMDESQLVQTVRGCLHGKRYLAAFDDVWSTEAWESLSIALPQGKEGSRVIVTSRSEAVANACCSRNRQFIFKISPLSPELSWELFCRKVFDAPDYGCPPELENVGREIVQKCDGLPLAIVTVGGLLASKPDKILEEWKDLRDHLGFEIEKSKIHRILVLSYNDLPYHLKPCFLFLGIFPEDYEIHRKRLTRRWIAEGIVSGVGGFPAEKVAERCFNQLVSRSLMQPSKFDDNGTVKSCRVHDMMLEVIISISRKENFVVLLNERPPRHQKIRRLSSHGGSSGLVPDTDLSHLRSFTAFGKDVPLKDYRKQRLLRAIDLEGISNLFDLHPRSFSKLFLLKYLSLRDSPISALPDSVGDLQNLEFLDMRGTYIEELPHTIAKLQKLVYLLGGLNQQHPPDMFKILHFVTLFRLKFPKGIRELKRLRKLGMTFADDEQLLQEIGELAELEKLAICFGDDDLVSGVLEGISALLSKLSGSLRSLTIFHAAYGDLKRALDEVASPPLLLCKIQIDVVLGGLPAWFASLKQVVKITLFNTRLQLQDLQVLRNLHALVKLVLGCESFDNDDEDLIFDRGGFTQLKLLEIQSHCVSFEEGALQNLEILKLAGYFPNEYGVYGIEHLHGLREVHVHTGNEDLGEMVKNIAVYHAARPKCFVKIEESPSDI; from the coding sequence ATGGCGACGATGATGGCTATGAAGGTTGTGGACTTCGCCTCTCAGTCCATCATGGAAAAGCTAGAGAGGATGCTAGTGGAAGAAGCCGCGTTGCTGGCCGGAGTAGAAGATGATGTCCGGGACATAGTCGCTGAGCTCAGAAGCATTACATCTTTCTTGACGGTCATGTCAACAAGGCGCAGTCTGGATGATCAAGTCCAGAACTGGGTGCAGGAAGTGAGGGAGGTGGCCTACGATGCCGAAGACTCGATCGATGAGTTCGAGTGCCGTCTCCGATCCACGCCCTACGACGAGCGCGGAGTCAAAGGTTTTTTCATGCGCTTCTGTCGCTGCTTAAAGTCATTGAAAGCTCGCCATGACATCGCTTCCGCGCTCAAGAAATTGAAGGTTGAAGTAGAAGAGATCAGAAAGCGGCACGATCGATATTCCCACCCAAACGAAGCTGCAAGCTCTGGCACCGCCACCAGCTTGGACATGGCCGACAGCTACTCCGATCCACGGATCATCGGTCATTTTGTAGAGGAAGCTCAACTCGTGGGCATCAATCAGAGTAGAGATACGCTCATCGAGTGGGTGATGGACGAGAATTGTCTCGAGTTCACATCGATTTCTCTAGTCGGATTCGGTGGTTTAGGAAAGACAACTTTGGCCAAGGCAATCTATGACGATCCTATTATTGTCGGAGGTCACTTCCAATCTCGGGCTTGGATCGCGGTGTCACAAAATTACAACATCAGAGAACTTCTCAAAAAGATAATTCGGCAAATTTCAGTCAAGGAACAACAAGTCCGAGATGTTCTAGGGTGCCAAGATGCCAGTTTGAACACAGAACAACTTCTGAACATGATGGACGAGTCACAATTGGTGCAGACAGTCAGAGGATGTCTCCATGGAAAGAGGTATTTGGCGGCTTTCGATGACGTCTGGAGCACTGAAGCATGGGAAAGCTTGAGCATTGCACTACCACAAGGTAAAGAAGGAAGCAGGGTGATAGTGACCAGCCGCAGTGAGGCAGTGGCAAATGCATGTTGTTCGCGTAATCgtcaatttatatttaaaatctcGCCTTTATCACCTGAGCTATCTTGGGAGTTATTCTGTAGAAAAGTATTTGATGCACCTGACTATGGTTGTCCTCCGGAGCTTGAAAATGTCGGCAGAGAAATCGTGCAAAAGTGCGATGGACTGCCACTTGCGATTGTGACAGTAGGAGGTCTTCTGGCTTCCAAGCCGGATAAAATACTTGAGGAATGGAAAGACTTGCGCGACCATCTTGGCTTCGAGATAGAGAAGTCGAAGATCCATCGGATACTAGTTTTGAGTTACAATGACTTGCCTTACCATCTCAAGCCttgcttcttgttcttaggcatcTTCCCTGAGGATTATGAGATTCACCGGAAGCGCCTGACGAGACGGTGGATTGCCGAAGGGATTGTGAGTGGCGTAGGCGGCTTCCCCGCTGAGAAAGTCGCCGAGCGCTGCTTCAACCAATTGGTGAGTCGTAGTTTGATGCAGCCATCAAAATTCGACGATAATGGGACAGTGAAATCCTGCCGCGTCCATGACATGATGCTTGAGGTCATAATCTCGATATCGAGGAAGGAGAACTTTGTGGTGCTACTGAACGAGCGCCCACCGCGACATCAGAAGATAAGACGCTTATCGAGCCATGGAGGAAGCAGTGGGCTCGTGCCTGACACTGACCTGTCCCACCTTCGATCCTTCACCGCGTTCGGCAAGGATGTACCACTGAAGGATTACAGAAAGCAGAGGCTGTTGAGAGCAATTGACCTGGAAGGAATTTCGAACTTGTTTGATCTCCACCCCAGGAGCTTTTCCAAGTTGTTTCTCCTGAAGTACCTGTCTCTAAGAGACTCTCCTATATCGGCGTTGCCAGATTCAGTAGGCGATTTGCAAAATCTAGAGTTTTTAGATATGAGAGGAACTTATATTGAAGAACTACCCCATACCATCGCCAAACTCCAAAAACTCGTCTATCTACTCGGTGGTTTGAATCAGCAGCATCCTCcggacatgttcaaaattctaCACTTTGTTACTTTGTTTAGGTTAAAGTTCCCGAAAGGAATAAGAGAATTGAAAAGACTTCGCAAATTGGGAATGACATTTGCTGATGATGAGCAGTTGCTGCAGGAGATCGGTGAGCTTGCCGAGCTCGAGAAGCTCGCCATCTGTTTCGGCGATGATGATCTAGTAAGCGGAGTGCTGGAGGGGATCAGCGCTCTGCTTTCGAAGCTCAGTGGCAGCCTTCGATCGCTAACAATTTTTCACGCTGCGTACGGCGATCTGAAAAGGGCACTCGACGAGGTAGCTTCGCCGCCATTGCTGCTCTGCAAGATCCAGATAGACGTCGTGCTCGGCGGATTGCCTGCCTGGTTTGCATCCCTGAAGCAGGTCGTCAAGATAACTCTGTTCAACACACGGCTGCAGCTCCAGGATCTGCAAGTCTTGAGAAATCTCCACGCTCTGGTCAAGCTGGTCCTAGGATGTGAGTCTTTCGACAATGATGATGAGGATTTGATCTTCGATCGGGGAGGGTTCACGCAACTCAAGTTGCTGGAAATTCAATCGCACTGTGTGAGTTTCGAAGAAGGTGCACTCCAAAACCTCGAAATCCTCAAACTGGCTGGTTATTTCCCTAATGAATACGGCGTGTATGGCATAGAACATCTGCATGGGCTCAGGGAGGTCCACGTTCATACTGGGAATGAAGATCTGGGAGAGATGGTCAAGAATATTGCAGTGTACCATGCAGCGCGTCCCAAATGTTTTGTAAAAATAGAGGAATCTCCTTCTGATATATGA